The sequence below is a genomic window from Anopheles cruzii chromosome 3, idAnoCruzAS_RS32_06, whole genome shotgun sequence.
CTTGTCCGGAACGGTTGTGGGTAGtcgaaaatggttttattttcatcaactTTCGACATCTAGCGTGCGGGGACGCGCGAGAGAGATATTatcgcgggcgggcggtcttGTGTCGCCTGGCCTCCGGTTGGCGGTCAGCTGTTTGGTGCGACCCGCAGGGTGGTTGGGCGCGGTTCCTGAATGTAAATAAAGTTGACCGaatttaaagcaaacaaagaaCGAATCGCTCCCAATGCGCGTAGCCAAATCAACCTTCTGCACAAATATTACGCATTGGTGAACGCGGGGCCACGGGGTCTCCATCCTCGACTGGTCCGGAAAGCGGTTGGTCGGTTTGTGTTCGTTGGCAAAATAATTTACGTTCTATGGGGATTTTGGCGCAAAGTTTTATTGCGATTGCGATTATTTTGCTCATTAAAGAGTCGCGACGGCCAGTGGCCTCCGGTTGTAGACGTGGCAtttaaaaccacaaaaaccggtTGATAAGTTAAACCATAAAAGGCTTTAATCGGTGTTATGCATCGCAGAGAAAAACATTGTACTGTCGCTGCCGCGTCGCCGTTGGAAACAGTAATAAAATGCTGCTTGGAATCTTGGATTGACACAAACAAGATGTCCGCTTCGAATCTGTCTTAAAATTTGGCACTTTGTCACTGCTGACCTTCCCATTTAATCGCATATTTTCGGTAGTAAAACTGGTTGTAAACATGCCGCCATGGCGTGCGTATGATAAGAGGGAAATACGCTGCCTCTAAGATTTCGGCTTTAATtgcttatttttgtttacgtttacgaAATGCAACACATCGCTTCAATGAGTACTTTGAGATTTTAATCTTCCCGCTTTTCTCATCGTCGTTTCCGTAGACGCAATACCATGGAGATTGACCCCCAAACCTTGGATCGGGCGACGGATTTGATCAAATGCTGTCGAGTGCCCCGCATTCCTTGCAGCATCGACGACGAACCACTTCAGCGGGTCACCTTCGAGCAGTTCCTGCGGGTGCTGGATGCATCGCTTCCGGTGGTCTTCGATTTGATTGCCAAATGGGACACATCACTGACCGGGTACGATCGGTACCGTGGAGAAGACAACGCCGAGTTCAAAGCGGAACTGGCACTTGTGATCGCTCAACAGTATGTCGATCGCGATGGCACCGTTTCGGAGTATCAAACCGAATCGAAGCCGCTCAGGCAACGTATTAGTCAGTTCTATCAGGGATCAGAACTCGAGCAGCTATTGGTCGGAAGGGGCGGTAATGAGGTTTTGCGTCGACTCTACCAGCACTATCGGCGCGTTCTGGCGAAAGATGAATGGAAATACCATCCGGCAGACGTCGGTGGCTTTGTACGGATCGTGGAACTGCTGTACGGGCCGTACCCGCTCCTAAGCCCTGTCGAGTTAGATGACGACACAGCGGCGTACATTCTGTCGGTGGGAATTACTTTGGTCGAGTTTTTTGAACCCGCGTACCAGCAGATGGGATTGCGCTTGTTTTGCGCTCTGCTGGGGTCCCGCCACAAACCCGTCATGAGGCGTACGAACATTCATCGGGTGGTGTACAGCAACGCCATCAAGCTGACCGCCAAATGCAAGCAGGAGTTGTTTCTGGACGTACTTTGGAAGTGCATCTATCAGTACGTTGAAATGGAAGAGGGCAACATGATGGACTTTTCCAAGGTGGGTCTTAGAAACTACTTGAAACGCAGCTTTATGATATGTGGAACTTATTTGCAGTGGAACACGGTAGACGACATTATGGGGACGCTGCTGGACGGACTTATGTTTGAGTCGAAGTTGAGCACATCGAGCATTTACTTGCTGTacctgctgaagctgctggcTATCGATTTGCCAAATTACATCATCGACGAGCTGGACGAGATACAATCGATCGACAAAAAATGCCACCTCTACGAGGGGGTGTGCGAGCAGCTGCGCCAGGAATGTTTAGCCGGGTTCCACAACCGTCGGTACTACCGGTGGACGAAACGAATCATCGAAATGCTACCCTATGAAGCAGTGAAATGCCAGGGAACTACGCGGGAGCATGGTAAATATTGTCATGTACGTTTCATTGCCAATTGTGTTTGCCTTACATCGTTCGTGGTTCGTGCAGTCAAATACGATTGATTTTCGTGTCTGCTTGCAGGGTATCAACTTGCTTTTCATTCTGGTCACGTTCCCCGTTGAACCGGAAGCGCTCCAACAAACCCATCTAGGCATGCAGTCGAATCTGGTAGAGTTCTTGAACACGTTTAAGCAGTACGAGAAACAACAAAGTGTGGCAGCCTCGCGGAAGACAGCCGTTTCGAAAGATTTCTTGTACTGCCTCAAGGGATTGGTTTCCGTCAGCAAAACAATGCTGATGTTCCTGACCTCGCTTGCGCCGCTCTACTTTCCCGAGCATCCCGACATGGCCGCCCTTGGGCAACAGCTGGCAAACGATTATGCCGATTGTGATTCCATCATGTACAATTGTATGCAGCATTTGTTCGAAAAGATGAGATATGACAACGATGATGACAATGTGACAGTTAAAAATCTACTGGGGAAAATATAACTGGCATTATTGAAGAAAGGGTAAAAATTGGCTCAAAACCGGATAGAAAAGTTGCACCGTTTAGTCCCTCATCGGTGGCACCATTACCGTTTGATCATGGCGTTTAGACCGTATCGTGGCGCACATTCTCTGCATTCTACAGCAGAGACACTTTAATCCGCGCATGATTTTAATCTTCGCCATTCGAATCTCATTACCGATCAACTGATTGTACACGGGGACATGGGACGACGTTTTCACTCGTCACGATTCATGAATATCGTTTTCAAATTGATTATATCTAGACTTAGGATAATCATTttaaactttatttcatttatgAAAAGAAATGAATGTATCCAATTCAAAACGAAATGCATTGCTCTAGGTTTGCTATTGGGGATGCTATTGCatcaaacaaaattcaaatttaaagtGTTTAAGTTTAAATGCAGCAGATGttagctggctggctagctaAACTGATGTAGCTCACTCATGAACAAATAACTACAAAACAATGGAGCATTCCTGTAAGTATGGTTAGTCTTAATTGGAATAAAGCAATCTTTGGATTAAAGCAACACTGCTTGTAACCTTGAGCCTCTTGAGATATGTTCACTTTAATCGATTTGATCGGATCGTATCGATTCAACACTCACCCAGACattgaaacattaaaactCTTTCGAAGATAATTCTCAAAATCTAAATCATATATATTCACAATATACTGCAttcgaaatatttcgggctcTCCATTAAAACACTAATATCAgattaatatttaattgaCCAATGCCGCCAATGTTAATATTTGAAAAGAGCTTCGCTGAAAGTGAAACTGAAAAATGTTCCTCACAATCGTTTGAACAATAACTTTTAGCTCAGAATTTTGAGCTACCACAAAAGCCACAGGCGATTGGTATATTTGAGGACGCGTTTATAGTCGTTGGTTGTATTCGTGTACATACGAAGCAGATCCCGTACCGGTAGGGTAGAATCCCTGGAAACAGCGATATAAACGCAATCCCGCATCGATGACAACCGGTTGCGTGAGCGAAAAATCAAGCTGTTTGTTATAGCTGTCAACGGGACACGTAGTCCGTCGTCGGAACGAGTACGCGGCTTAATCCGGAGTAAATCTGCAATTATTCGCGAGCGGCAGGGAAACAGGCCACGAAAAGGCCGTAAGTAGCTTAACGCGGCATTGCCGTTGACCGACGCGTATCTTCAGTATCGTTCCTGCAATCCACTCGCCGAAGACACACGATCTCAGGATGGGTATGATGGAAAGCCTCGGTCTTAGCGGCCTCGCTGGTGGCGTCCAGCGAATGGATAAGCGACAAGTGAGTGGATGAAAGTTGATTCGCTTTGTTGAGCATCACAGCATCACTAATTGGTTCACGTTTGTTTGCTCACCGACAGTTTTTGTTCCAAATGTTGAGCTTCGGGATGATCGTATCGTCGGCACTGATGATCTGGAAAGGACTGATGGTCGTTACTGGCAGCGAGTCGCCGATTGTTGTGGTGCTGAGCGGTAGCATGGAGCCGGCTTTCCATCGTGGAGATCTGCTGTTCCTGACGAATCAGGAGGAACCGGTGCGCGTTGGTGAAATTGTTGTGTTTAAAATCGAAGGCCGCGATATTCCAATTGTACACCGCGTTATCAAGCTGCACGAGAAGTATGCACCCAAAAGGCAACGGTTAACATTTGCTTTTCGCTATTCATAATCCCTTTCTGCTGTTTTGCAGGAGTAACGGAACGGTCAAGTTCCTCACGAAAGGCGACAACAACTCGGTGGATGATCGGGGCCTGTACGCGCCGGGCCAGCTCTGGTTAACGAAAAAGGATATCGTCGGACGAGCCAGAGGGTTTCTGCCATATGTTGGAATGATCACAATCTACATGAACGAGTATCCGAAGCTAAAGTTTGGAATTCTTGGCCTGCTAGCGCTGTACGTACTGTTGCACAGGGAATAAGGCCACGATGCGGAATCTATGTTTGCGACACAAGGGGCAAACCGAGCGCACAGGCTTCCGGACAAACGCGCTCTTCGAAGCACTATATTTTGTAGCATCGTTCTACCAGCTGAAAGTATCTGCCCGCGGGAATTCTCTTGAAAATAAAGTACAGTGTGTTGGCCGGAGCAAATCCTGAGGTGCACACAAAGCACAAATGgggttaaataaaataaagtaaaagaaTTGACGGACAACTAGAGTTTCAGCAATGCacagaaagagaaggaaatagaaaagaaacatttcaCGCGAAGTATTTCAAGCCGTGTGACTTCCGCAACGACACACGCGTGGCGCTGTAGGTatcgttttaaatttaaagccATCGAAAAAACATCAGAATTAACACAAACGTGTCGTTTACTTTTTGACTAGAGCTTCTTTTTAAAAGGCAAGACGATTGCATCCAATTCTGGGAACGAAATGTGTAAATCGTGGAAAAAGTATCGATaacaatgaaacgaaacctcgtgtttgttttgaataacAGAATCCGCGAACACCAACTCGATCAGACTGTTGCATTGAGCGAAATTAGTTTGGCAATAGTAATCGAGAATTGGAAATCACCGCTTAATAAGAACCGAAGGTTCGCATGTAAATGATCGTCAATTGCTgttgacagagagagacacacgaatcgaaccgatcggaataaaataattaattaatcttTGCAAAATTAGGAGTGTTCTGTAGACAAATCACTTCGCTGGAtggcaaaacaatggatccATAATGGAGGATCGCTTATCGCGTTGGATCGAGAGTGACGGATGGTGTGTATCGATAACGCAACCTTTCACCTCTAACGGGTTACGATCTACGCCCTACGGTGCGATATGGATTCTGTGGATCGAGAGAGATGAAAGGTGTTCGGCGATaacatcgttttgttttaatttctcgTCGAAGATTGGTGAGAAAACGGgtggcatttttttgttgataGTCAAAATCGAACCTTTTCCTTCGTGGACAAATAAAACCAGGCGTCATATTTATCaatggtttttattcattCTCGAAACAATTTTTAGCAccgacttttttttttatttctttctgGTTTTGGTTGCTTTCTTTGCATGAttgtttttatgttatgtACGTAAAGTTGCATACTTTCCGCCCCGatttattatttgctttctGCAGCACCGGCCTCGTGGACTTGTGATTTTTGAATCGCACATGCGGCGCGCGATTGTGACCCTTTTATTGGCCGCCCATTATATTGAGGCTGTTTCACCGCATTTATTATGCTTCCGTTGCGTTCAACGGCATCCAGATCCAGATAATTACCTCCGTTCAATTGGTCTCAATGCGCAGTTTTATTATCCCTGTTGCATCGACACGGCGGGCGGGACATGCAAAAGCATtgtggaaacaaaaaagggtttcTTTTGTGTGCCTTTTTCGAATCGTATCAAGTACCATGAAAACGGTGCCCTGCTTTCGACTGCCCAGAGCCGTTAGGTGTCGACGGGCAGTTTCATGTGGCGCCGACGtaggagagagcgagagcagtTTGTTGAACAAGCCAAATCATTCCGATCCAACATTTTCGAAAATCCTTTACGTTTATCGCTTAACCCACCGTTGACCCGATTCCCTACACGCTTTTCTACCATCGTATAAAATATAGGGTTCACATATTTTGCACCGATATTTAAACGGTTTTTATTGACTTTTGGTGCACGCATCTGGAAGCATCTGCTGGACAGTGACGCTGTGGTTATTCTAATTCTGATTCAAAAGAATTGCTTTCGGTAAATGGTACATTCTCCACAAACGGTTTATCATTAATTGAGCTGCTGGCGGTCGGACAAAACAGGGATCCCGGGGCAGCACCTCCGGGGGCGCGAAAAAGCCACCATGTTCCGTCGAATCGGGAATTCATTCGGGAATGAATTGAACCCAACTTAAAAAGGTCTTTCTAAAatatgtttgatttgattcgttcataaaaagcataaaattcaacctattctctttctttccaGTTAGACTGTTTGTTCGACGTTCGGTCTGAGGGGCTGTttggtagagagagagagagtgtctCATCCTAACCCATCGCTACTTAACTAATACACTTcagaaaaatataaatatgcATTTACACACATTTTACATACCTCGCgtaccatgcgcctccatcggcgtCCCAAGTGCTGGTGGTagggtttttcggtttcgattctttgtttttttcacgGCTTTTTATTCTCTTTTCTCCAGTAACTTCCCGTACTCTCGTGCACATGTTAGTTGCTTTCTTAACCGTAGGAGTTTCTATAAGATTAGAATCACATTTAACTTAtatgtttagtttttattagttttgttttcccttctcTCCCCCTGATCGCCTCTGTTTAGTTTTGATCTGCTCTCGTTCGTTCTTGTCGTTATTATAgtgttctgtgttttttttttacatataaTTGCCGTTCGGTCGCACAGTGAGTGGATGTGCCGATGCTTTCATCCGTTTTGCTCTTGCCCGGCGTAATAAtgtggggttttgttttagatttccccctttttttgtctgttGTCACACTTAAAGCGGTCGCCTAAAATACACCCGGGGCGGTGTCGTGCTCACTCGACACTCCATTCCTGATTTGTTCGCACACTCTACTTCAGGGTTCGGACTATTTACAAAGATACCACGCGCACTTGCCTGGTGCTCGGGAATGCACCGTCTGCGGGCTGCACAATACGGGTCTCGGTGCCTTTTCCTCCATCGAAACAATAAGCATTAGACATGAGATATGCATTGATGTTTAGCAGATAGTAAGGTTGATGCGCGGTAATTTTTTGCCCCATTTGCATCCGCCTGAAATTGTTCTACGTTCCATTCATTGTCCCACACAGTacgaggaaataaaaaaataggcCTAAAGTATAGTAAAAAGGGAATCCTCTACTAGATCTGCACCCCGTAAATACGTTCAATTTTACTACTGCACTCCGCTGCTCTCGTCCTTCTCTAGTGATATGATCATCTTACAGGTCTTACAGGCTTGGTCGgaggaaccgaaacgggtGGCTGTACTTGGGCGAGAGTAGTGCCTGGATTCCGAATTTTATGCGagcggcatttttttttccggGACTAAGGTTGGGCGAAATTAAAACACTGTATCATACACCAAACTCACCAGCTCGTCTTCGCGCGGGGCACACAAGGCATTCGTGGTTAGTGGGCAAAAGTGCTACCTTTCCGTCCCTCCGGTCGACCACCTTCCCTCGGGGTTCACTCTTCTGCTACGCAGTTTTCATTGTTCATTGATTCGTTAGTGTAGTGTAAGTAGTAGTGGAAGCAACCATTGTTTTGTGGGGCGGGCGAATGGTGTGTAAGTTGTAAGGGTGTGTTTGTAAGCACGTACACAGGTCCGAACAGGAGCTCTTCTCATTGGCACTTGTTGAACAAACTAAATGTTCGAAATGTTTCAGCAAATCGACTGAAAATTCGAAATTCAGTAGGGCTTCAGTGCATTGTGTTGGAAACGCAACGCTGAGCAACGTGAGTGGACCCCGTGGACGTAAAAAaggtaaaattaatttcattcttttctcgATCTCCGGTGTGAACGAAGCGTTACGAACTAAACCAATGTTTCAGGAGAGACCCATCTACGAAATCATTCTCCGCGAAAGCTGTTCGCTGTTCCGACCGCCTTCCATCCACTTCCGTTGGCCATATCACACAGGGGGTTAGCAAAACCAGTGGCCGGCTCGCTAGTCCGGTTGTTGTTATCTATCGCTAACCAGATTCTCGACATCCGAAACCATCACCTCCAGATCGGATGGGAGCGGATCGTCGAGTGGTTTGCACGCGGCCAGCGCTCCGGAAGGCCCGGGGACGTTCGTTGGCCACTCGaacgggcggccggccagcttTGAGCTGGGGTCCGCGCACGACGCTGTGTg
It includes:
- the LOC128270385 gene encoding uncharacterized protein LOC128270385, with protein sequence MEIDPQTLDRATDLIKCCRVPRIPCSIDDEPLQRVTFEQFLRVLDASLPVVFDLIAKWDTSLTGYDRYRGEDNAEFKAELALVIAQQYVDRDGTVSEYQTESKPLRQRISQFYQGSELEQLLVGRGGNEVLRRLYQHYRRVLAKDEWKYHPADVGGFVRIVELLYGPYPLLSPVELDDDTAAYILSVGITLVEFFEPAYQQMGLRLFCALLGSRHKPVMRRTNIHRVVYSNAIKLTAKCKQELFLDVLWKCIYQYVEMEEGNMMDFSKWNTVDDIMGTLLDGLMFESKLSTSSIYLLYLLKLLAIDLPNYIIDELDEIQSIDKKCHLYEGVCEQLRQECLAGFHNRRYYRWTKRIIEMLPYEAVKCQGTTREHGKYCHGINLLFILVTFPVEPEALQQTHLGMQSNLVEFLNTFKQYEKQQSVAASRKTAVSKDFLYCLKGLVSVSKTMLMFLTSLAPLYFPEHPDMAALGQQLANDYADCDSIMYNCMQHLFEKMRYDNDDDNVTVKNLLGKI
- the LOC128273208 gene encoding signal peptidase complex catalytic subunit SEC11A-like → MGMMESLGLSGLAGGVQRMDKRQFLFQMLSFGMIVSSALMIWKGLMVVTGSESPIVVVLSGSMEPAFHRGDLLFLTNQEEPVRVGEIVVFKIEGRDIPIVHRVIKLHEKSNGTVKFLTKGDNNSVDDRGLYAPGQLWLTKKDIVGRARGFLPYVGMITIYMNEYPKLKFGILGLLALYVLLHRE